CTACTGTGTGTACAGTAATGTAACAATCTACTAAGACTAAATTagatgtgaaaaagtaattttttaaatacttttatcAGGAAGGCCCAGATGTTGCCCACGGCCAAAGGATGAGTCCCAAAGGACCAGTGGCAACAGGCAGTCAACCCTGCTAGAGACTGGCTTTCCTTGCAGTTTCTTCATGGTTATTTGCCTATGGGATTCCCAGGTACATCCGACTACATTTTTCCAGTCTGAATGACATTCCGATGTTGTTGCTGTCAGTTACTCAGGGGTTTCAGGCATATGCAGAACACGAGTGGGGACAGCGCATCTCGTTGGTaaatcccgcacttgatggcaACTTGTGCTACAGGCTTGAAGTTCGCCACATCCCCATCAAAAttctgatgaaggctcttagtgTCCTGTTTATCTTGTAGAAATCTACGCATGCCAGGATCTGTGTGTGGGGTATCGAGTCATAAGCTTTCTTGTTACAGGTACCTtgtaccagtagctggtgttttgttcCTCCGGAATTCCTTCTTATTCCATTCTGTGTATTGAGCCATATGTCTGTTCATCTTAGCAGGGTCCATGTGGTGTGGTGACCTGTCCCTCATGGTGGTGACctgttcatttgtgctgccagacgctcatgGACTCTAGTCAGCTTCTTTAGCGTTTTAAGCACTATTTTCCTAAATCCAGCAACACACACTGTGTCAGTTTGTGAGAGCCGGGCTCCATTATGTAAATTAGCCTCTATAAATGAAttgtttcatgtccactttaaaGGCCTGTGGTATGTAGCCCATATTTAAGATTGAGGTATAATTTAAggtaggacttctttgagcattCTTGTTGGAATGGGGTCTACTAGCTGTAGTGACAGACGTACTGTGGTGTTACCAAGTGATAGCAAcaccaagaagaagaaacatgAGAAGCTttagaagtaccaagggctgagAGAGGAACTttagaagatgtggagggtgaaagAAACAATGGTTTACATAGTAATTTTAGGACTTGGGGTAGTGAAGGACATCCCAGATCTCTGTCAGGAAAAGTGCAGTCCAAATAACAGCAAAGATGCTGCACAGGACCCTTAAGCTCCTTAAGCTTATATTAGTAAATATATTCAACACCAGAGAACTTTGACTTCGGTTAACTTAGCCACTAATAATGTAGGTATAGCGGTCTGTGGTTAACAAACTCTCAGATAGGATGATATACTGGCAGCCATGAAGAGGAccagatgatgaaaaaaaaaaacaccacaacaaacTTGAATCGTTTTCCAGTGCTCCGAATATATTTCTTTTAAGGACACAAAGGTTCAACAATCTCACCAGCAGCACATCTTAACATAAACATCATTCCTTTGCCACaagaaactcttgggttgcttttgcacTCTGCTGTAGGTGATGTGTGAAGTTTTACTTCtagaaaaaacagttttaatacCAAAATAAAGCCAATTTCAGGAAAAAACAATGATGAAAATACACTGTATTACAAGCTTGTTGTTAGCTAGCAATTCTACACCTATGTGCTACTCTTATATTTCTTATTATGTTTGAGTAATTTGTCACTCTACTGTCTGATAACATTGCAAAAGAATACTTACATATGTAAGGGGAGGGTTTCATTTAACAGCAGGACCCAAATCTGCATTGTTATCAACAGCTATGTTTCTTTTCCTATCAGTGCCCACGTGAAGAGCTGCTTTCATaattctttttccttttgtgtttacttttttCTATTACATAtgattttgaaaagtctgtcaATATGTAGCTATAAATGTGACTGTTAGTATAGAAGTCCTCACCAATTTGTAAAAGAAGAGTTCATTACATCAATAAAATGTTGATTCTCACACAAAGTGAGAGATTGTAAAGTGAATTTAATGGATTTAAAAAAGTGTTATCGTTCTTCACTTCTAACACTTTACTGTAATGAGAAATGCAGGTAAGAGTCTGCTTTTtaagaaaaaggagaaattaCAAAGAGAGATAAATCAATATTTATATAGGAGCTTTATCAATATAAAGAATATCTGatgaaataaacaataaatctgTTTCAGGGATCAACATCAAACATCTCACTATACTTTTTTGTACATCACTTTTCTTGGCAGAACAATCTCTTTAGGTGTTTagaaatttctttcatttttagtcCATATATGATTGGATTAAATAGTGGATGATATAAAACCACTTGCAAAGTCATTATTAAACGTACAGTCTGTGAAATATCAGATTCCAGTCGAAGTATAATAACTTCACATGTACAGAAGAATGAATAGTTGAATAAAACCAGCAGGTGAGGTAAGCAGGTCTGTGCAGCTTTTTTCCTGACTTCTCTACACCTTTGATAAGATATTACAAGTATCTTTGAGTAAGTGAAAACTATGTAGAGCATGGGAAAAAATACAATATTGAGCAAAAGAATCACACCATATATAGACAAGACTCTTGAACTCACACAATGAAGTTTGTAAAttgaattattacaaaatatccCTCGCAGAGTAAAGTTACACATTCTTCTAGTAGCACTTAGTGATGTTGTTCCTGCAACCTGACAAGCAGGCACAAGCCACGCTAAGACCAAGAAAACAGAGATGGTAGTTTTTTTCATGATTACAGGATATTGCAAAGGTTTGCATATAGACACATATCTGTCATAGGCCATGGCTGCCAACAGTAAAAATTCTGAAGCTCCTGAAGTGtaaagtacaaaatattgaAAGTGACACATTGTGTGTGATACAATCTGTTTTTCAGataaaacatcaaacaaaaacTTTGGGTAGATGGTTGTGCAATAAAAAATAGAGTTAATCAGCAAAGCtgcaataaaaatatacatgGGCTCATGAAGGCTTTGATGAATCACAATAAGATAAATGATGGTGGAATTAGAGAAAATGACTGCAGCATATATTGTAcaaataatcagaaaataaacatATCTGTACTTTTCCACCTCTACATATCCATTAAGTGTTATGTAAGTTAAATTTAGTTTATTGTCCATTGAGTTACCTGGCTGTGAATTGTATTTACGAGATCCTATCCACAGTTCTAATGGGGCATGCTCTGAGCATGCAGTATGTTTTTAACCACACTACTTCACCCTCCACGGATTTCAGCAAACTCTCCACCACAACAGGCATTCATGTGACCTTCTTTAAACTGAAGAGTTTTTTTGCCGGACTTCGAGGCAGCTTTGCAGTCCACAAGTTCAGTGTCTAAAAAACAGTGGCAAAGATATGTAACTTAATGAGCCTACATCAGCATGCAAGTAGTATGGCTAAATCGTAATTCTGTTTTTGCATACAAAGCAATAGAATCACAATTTACTTCAAAGCTTGAATTTATTATGCCATCtactagggctgctcaattaatcgaattttaatctcgattatgatctgggttttcaacgatcattaaaaatgactgagccgattattagcacctccctcgtgctttactctcgcgctgctccgtgtggcaaatcgagcgcacctctctgcgtttcgaacacccgtcacaacaattaagaggacccgagggaagctcggaaagctcggaaagctaagcagaagttatttggagaggagaggataatggctgctgaagaaagaatgccgttggttgaaaagagaggtaaaacaacttcagtggtgtggaaaccaatgttccctctaagctgcgcacgtgcgcaatgcgcactgctggcacggtgtctgcgcacagaaaatctgcgttgcgcacaaaaaaatctaacctgaattgaaattaaaattaaaactttaacaattctcttttgcagtgttagtcagtaagtgactggctgctcctgtatgggattagaacgatgccaccttatcctatagtccagccaataatgcgattcacattcgtatatacgcagctaatcaacgttgttgacaggctatgacagcgtccttatgtgccgacaccggtgttttagcgagcaaagcggcgtggctgatgtgcagtgaagccacattaatgacaacgtgtacaaccattggagatgtgagcaggacagacggaacaattgacggaaaaagtgtggactttataccagtttttaaattgtgttgataggccacgtaaaaccagagttatgatgaaaatatatgcaatgtttggttttcttcctgaatactgtcgttgtttatatttactgcgggaagaaacggtaaaaactgcgttttataaggaaaacgctcgaaagcactctccgcctgtgagcaaaaacaaaaccaaaacccctcaccctttcctattggtcgaaaaaagtaccgtgtcgaccaatcaaaaaattatatggcaacgtggcatctagttgttaagaaacgggggaagttttaggagtgacggcggtgctttgatatgtgagagatttgcgacgtttcacgcaaatcttgtgtagttagtgtgtagttagtgtgtagttagtgtgtagtgtagtcaatagttttgttgtgtgtgtcagaacaatgaggcggctgctgaatgttacaggtgttacaggagtgatacatctcctgttgtcaggcctgcaggtatcaggctgttgttctcctttatctcatagtggacagaaattattttttggagtggcacaaataatttgtgtggcatcagatttgatgcagaacagctgattgttctgtaaatagtttgaaatgtttatttaaaaaacgccttggctgcattaaaaaaaataaatagctgcaaaaaactttgttgtttgccaaactgagttacttttttgaagaagtaactatataattaattgcccaacattggtcattatatactgtattttgcagacagagagttacaggactctctcgcagaccacagactcataatacaagtcagagctttatgaaaaaaaaaaaaaagaaagaaagttgtgttttcaaaattcgagttcaagttatttttacttccaatagtgttaacatactacacaggtcatgaacaggattttttaaattttcattgtaagtgggctaaagcagttaattaaaagtagtctgacataaatgtaaatgctgtaatttgattattttaataaaccatgtaacttggatggattcgatgctggcgtgaccacagtgcacacgtctgatgtcgctcacagtggtccaagggacgctcagggagtttgtgtgttcgctcagacacatgaaatatttgagggaacattggtggaaacattatgggttcgcggagtcagacgtggatcaaatattaagcagtattttgaagttcactaaacatagatgtttacatttttcatttattttttatattgcaaacatttgcactgtaatcagtatttgcacactattttatattattttttgacaatctttaaagccattattcaatacattgttattgttaaataaatatcgtcaaataatcgagatctcaatttcagtgaaaataatcgtgattatcatttttgccataatcgagcagccctaccaTCTACTTAAGGTGCTTTGACAATTGATCTCTTAGGGtagtaaagaaaaaataaaaacaaccaaaacttgATTAACTTATTCTGTCTTTCATGAGAAAAAACTAGGAGGCTTAGGTCCACTAAAGTGAAACTCACTCTACTCAGATAAAAGTTATTAAAGTTCTGTAGTACCACATttacgttcagtgagagactgagattaccaaaaaccactgaacgacacaggaaatcattcctgcctgtggccatctccctgtacaactcctccatctaatacactgtaaacactgcaatagttacatcCTTTTGCACACGCTCTCTTCTTACCCTGTAATGTTGCTGTCtattttcttgatatttatttgcAATCACATCTGTCACCCCTGGATATTTATTATTTGgtgatttgtatatattgtgctattcctTAGATCTTAAGATATTGTATTGTTAatagtctgtttttgtttttgttattgttttttctaaTGTCACCGTACTGGAGCAacctgtaacccacataatttcacaagggattaataaagtatgctgattctgattctgatttaaaGGAAGCGTCTTTGTTAAAGTCTTCTCATGGATTTTTCAACACGGAGCTCTTGGGTGGTCGTACTCTATCAGTCCCAGAACTGGATTCAGTTGGGCAGAGTGGGGTGACAACTGAATAACTGAAGAATGCAATGGTTTTTAGATTTCATTGGACTGTCTTGAACAAAGTGGACATTGGCTTGGTGGCCAAGCCAGGAATGCATAGATAATCAAGCGTCTAAAACACTGTGCTGCTGAGCAGAAGTTCAACAAGTTAGCATCTTGTCAGGACCATACTGTTTGTTAGTTAGACGCATACCACTGCAACAGGCCAGACTTAGACAGTAAAGTATTAGCCAAACCTGAAGCAGCTAACTTTAGTTTGGTTTCACCTCTAGATTCAATTGAGGAACCATCCTGCATTGTCTGGAAGGTCCAACTCAGGATGCAGCTGGGATAGAAATTTCACTGTGAAAGAGAGAACATTTTTACCcatttgtgaacattttcatCATGCATTCTAGATTAATTTAGTTACTGGTCGGTTTTGCTCATGCAGTTGGATAGTGTAGTGGTAAGACTACACACCTTCGGAAAGGGAATCACAAGTTCGATTTCGACCTAGTATAAGGGTCCTGGCTAGACCTCCCATGCTAAAACCAAGCCCTGGAATGGCACGGCTGCATCTGCAGCTCGGACACAaacatttcactacatgttgtactttttatgtgacaaataaaatttgaatttgatttcATAGTATTTTCTCTCTGCCATAGTTACCCGCTTGGTCATCATGCTTCACAGCTGGAACAATACTCACCTCTGTTTGGACGCTGGTTTTCTGCTATCAGGTCACACTCCCTTCATTGTGGGGCtccacctgcctgcctccctgccaCAGCTGTTGGATCAAGTACATTCTGGACTCTTTCTGGATCATTGCTCACCCGGACCCCTTGGACTCCCTCCTCCCACGACGTCTTCACCTGCAACTCGTAAGCCATTACAACATCGTTTAGCAAACTGGCTGTGATTCACTGGATTGAATCTAGCCATAGTTCACAGTTTAGGATTCGCGTTTCATAGTTTTGTCTCATAGTTCATAGTTCTCAACCTCACAGTTTATAGTTCATAGCCTTCAGAATTTCTTGCAAAATTACTGTTCATTGTTATCAAATtagtcactgtaaataaagcacTGTATCCACGTCAATCTTTCCTCCGTCTGTGTCTGCACTTGagttcacacacacagcctggCCTTTTCGGTCGTAACactacctgcagagggtcaggcaagtcctgaggagtcagctga
This DNA window, taken from Oreochromis niloticus isolate F11D_XX linkage group LG16, O_niloticus_UMD_NMBU, whole genome shotgun sequence, encodes the following:
- the LOC100692484 gene encoding olfactory receptor 11A1-like produces the protein MDNKLNLTYITLNGYVEVEKYRYVYFLIICTIYAAVIFSNSTIIYLIVIHQSLHEPMYIFIAALLINSIFYCTTIYPKFLFDVLSEKQIVSHTMCHFQYFVLYTSGASEFLLLAAMAYDRYVSICKPLQYPVIMKKTTISVFLVLAWLVPACQVAGTTSLSATRRMCNFTLRGIFCNNSIYKLHCVSSRVLSIYGVILLLNIVFFPMLYIVFTYSKILVISYQRCREVRKKAAQTCLPHLLVLFNYSFFCTCEVIILRLESDISQTVRLIMTLQVVLYHPLFNPIIYGLKMKEISKHLKRLFCQEK